In one window of Duganella dendranthematis DNA:
- a CDS encoding LuxR C-terminal-related transcriptional regulator, producing the protein MRVDTRSWPQSAVGGTGNTNGIVQQGDKVHVLIAHADPIVNAGLAALLGANSDMQITVASSEAASLGGADVIVLDHRNGLEHMRRAANAHHGDSQPRVLIVTQLEREWEVRTAMMAGVHGYLLQNSDAEQLLTAVRTLSRGMRYLSADLSRCVADSFTRIGLTSRETDVLQLLAQGQCNKSIARELGIGVGTVKTHVKGLFDKLGATARTHAVVLATRRGLVGDSAATPAH; encoded by the coding sequence ATGCGAGTGGATACCCGATCCTGGCCTCAGTCCGCCGTCGGCGGCACCGGTAACACCAACGGCATCGTCCAGCAAGGCGATAAAGTCCATGTGCTGATCGCACATGCGGACCCGATCGTCAACGCCGGCCTGGCCGCCCTTTTGGGCGCCAACAGCGATATGCAGATCACCGTTGCCAGCAGCGAGGCGGCCAGCCTTGGCGGCGCCGACGTGATCGTCCTCGATCACCGCAACGGCCTGGAACACATGCGCCGCGCCGCCAACGCCCACCACGGCGACAGCCAGCCGCGCGTGCTGATCGTGACCCAGCTGGAACGCGAATGGGAAGTGCGTACCGCGATGATGGCGGGCGTGCACGGCTACCTGCTGCAAAACTCGGATGCGGAACAACTGCTGACCGCCGTGCGCACCCTGAGCCGCGGCATGCGCTACCTGAGCGCGGACCTGAGCCGCTGCGTGGCCGACAGCTTTACCCGCATCGGCCTGACCAGCCGAGAGACCGACGTGCTGCAGCTGCTGGCCCAGGGCCAGTGCAACAAGTCGATCGCGCGTGAGCTGGGCATCGGCGTCGGCACCGTCAAGACCCACGTCAAAGGCCTGTTTGACAAGCTTGGTGCGACGGCACGCACCCACGCCGTGGTCCTTGCCACCCGGCGCGGCCTGGTGGGCGATTCGGCCGCCACGCCAGCGCACTAA
- a CDS encoding response regulator transcription factor: MNAPIKILSVDDHPMFREGIASVIADEEDMQLLEEATNGVQAVEAYRRLQPDVTLMDIQMPDMNGIDATIAIRKEFPNARIVVLTTYEGDVLAQRAIAAGAAGYLLKSMLRKELLATIRTVHQGRRSIPAAVASGIAEHWHEGALSKRETEVLQLVAGGQSNKRIGMHLAISEETVKVHMKSILAKLNASDRTHAVTLAIERGILDLHSCGVIQ, translated from the coding sequence ATGAATGCCCCGATCAAGATCCTGAGCGTGGACGACCACCCGATGTTCCGCGAAGGCATAGCCAGCGTGATCGCCGACGAGGAAGACATGCAGCTGCTGGAGGAGGCCACCAACGGCGTGCAAGCCGTGGAGGCTTACCGCCGCCTGCAGCCTGACGTCACGCTGATGGACATCCAGATGCCGGACATGAACGGCATCGACGCCACCATCGCCATCCGCAAGGAATTTCCCAACGCCCGCATCGTGGTGCTGACAACCTACGAGGGCGACGTACTGGCGCAGCGCGCCATCGCCGCCGGCGCCGCCGGCTATCTTCTCAAGAGCATGCTGCGCAAGGAGCTGCTGGCGACGATTCGCACCGTGCACCAGGGCCGCCGCAGCATTCCGGCGGCGGTGGCCAGCGGCATCGCAGAACACTGGCACGAAGGGGCGTTGAGCAAACGGGAGACCGAGGTGCTGCAGCTGGTGGCCGGAGGCCAGAGCAACAAGCGCATCGGCATGCATCTGGCGATTTCAGAAGAAACCGTCAAGGTGCACATGAAAAGCATCCTGGCCAAGCTGAATGCCAGCGACCGCACGCACGCGGTCACGCTGGCCATCGAACGCGGCATCCTGGACCTGCATTCCTGCGGCGTGATCCAGTAA